The Chryseobacterium oranimense genome contains the following window.
AGGATACAATGTAACCAATACCATGCGTCTTGCACAGAGACTGTATGAAGAAGGGTATATTACCTATATGAGAACGGACTCGGTGAACCTTTCGCAGGAAGCAATTGAAGGAGCAAAAAAACAAATCGTTTCAGAATATGGAGCGGAATACTCATCACCAAGAAATTATACCACAAAATCTGCCTCTGCACAGGAAGCTCACGAAGCGATCCGCCCGACTGATTTTGCAGTAAAAAGCATCGGTGATGCCCAATTAAACAGATTATATCAGTTAATATACAGAAGAACGCTGGCTTCCCAGATGGCTAATGCCAAAATTGAGAAAACAGTAATTGAAATAGGAAATACTTCATTACCCCAGCATTTTGAAGCACAGGGAGAGGTAATCATTTTCGATGGGTTTTTGAAAGCTTACGGAATTGTAAAAACAGAAGACGATGATGAGGAGAACAACGAAAAGCTTCTGCCTAAAGTAAGTGTTGGCGAGATTTTAAGCTATAAAAAGATCACCGCTTCAGAAAAATTCACAAGACCAAGTGCAAGATATACGGAAGCAGGTTTGGTAAAGAAGCTTGAAGAATTGGGAATTGGCCGTCCGTCTACCTATGCGCCTACGATCCAGACTATTCAGAACAGGGAGTATGTGGACAAAAGAGAGATTGATCCTCAGACCCGTGAAGTGGTGAAAATGTCCCTTACAAAAGACAAAATCAAAAAAGAAGTTCTTGGAGAAAAATTCGGGGGCGACAAAAATAAATTTGTACCTACAGACATCGGTGAAGTCGTGAATGACTTCCTGACAGATAATTTCAAAGAAATTCTGGACTACGGATTTACTGCCAGAGTAGAAGAAAGCTTTGACGAAATTGCTAACGGAGACCAGAAATGGAAAGAAATGATGACCAATTTCTACTCAAAGTTTCACCCAAGAATTGAAGATGTAGAAGAAAATGCAGACAGAGCCAATGGAGACAGGCTTCTTGGAGTAGATCCTAAAACAGGCAAAAACGTTCATGCTAGAATCGGAAGATTTGGCGCGATGATCCAGATCGGTGAAACGGAAGATGAGGAAAAGCCGATTTTTGCCTCATTAATGACAGGCCAGAATATCGCAACCATCTCTTTAGCCGAAGCCCTTGAGCTTTTCAAGTTGCCGTTTGAGCTGGATGCATTTGAAGGACAGCCGGTTTCCGTAGGAGTCGGAAGATTCGGACCTTATGTAAAATGGGGCGAGACCTTTATCAGCATTCCGAAAGGAGAAGATCCTCTTTCCGTCAACCAGGCGCGTGCAGAAGAGATTATCAACGAAAAGAAAAAAGCGGATGCACCGATCGCAACGTATAAAGGAGATCCTGTAACAAAAGGAACAGGAAGATTCGGGCCGTTCATCAAATACAAAGATATTTTTGTGAATGTTCCGAAAAAATATAATTTCGATAACCTTTCCCAAAGCGACATTAATGAACTGATTGATGCCAAACTGGAAAAAGAAGCCAACCGATACATCCAGCAGTGGGAAAAAGAAAAAATCTCTATTGAAAACGGAAGATGGGGACCATTCGTGAAATTCGGGAAAGCCATGTTCAAGATCCCTAAGAAAAAAGATGATACGAAATATGAAGCAGAAGAGCTGAAGGAAGTATCCCTTGATGAGGTTAAAAAATGGATCACCGATCAGGATAAAAATGCTTTTGCAGAGAAAAAGAAGCCGGCTGCAAAGAAACCTGCCGCTAAAAAAACAACCGCTGCAAAAAAGACAGTGGCCAAAAAAAAGTAATAGTAAAATAACTATACAAAGCCGTTAACATAAGTGTTGACGGCTTTTTTTATCAATAAAAATACCGCAGTATATCAACTTGCTGTGGTTTTTTTGTATGTTTGTTCAATAAATAAATTAACATATTCTCAAGTTCTCGGATTACATATGGATTTTGAAGATTTTATCATTTCACCAAGGAATTTCAAAGCAGAAAGCTGGCAGATCGGCAGCAGGATCACGAAAGATATAAAGGAAGACAGCATTGTCCTTCTTTTTGTTTCAGATTACAGAGGTGCGGGCGGTGATGCGGAAGTGCAGGACTTTACAGCGGTGAGAAAAGAATTTTATAAACTTTCACAGCTGGATTTTGAAATCCCTGTCGTAGATCTTGGGGACCTGGTTTCCGGAAAATCTGTTCAGGATTCACATTACATTCTGCAGGAAGTTCTGTCGGCATGCCATTACAAAAGAGCCCTTCCGGTAATTATCGGGGGATCCAATGATTTTGCCTTTTCATTATTCTCAACATTGAATTTTCATAAGCAAAATATCAACTATACCCAGATCAGCAATATTATTTCCCTGCAGCAGGGCGAAACAATTAACGAACTCACTTTTTTGGGGAAAATACTGGGGTCCAAAAATTTTTCTATTAAGAATTATCACCATTTGGGTTATCAGAAACATTTGAACGAAACAGATTCGGTAAGACTGATCAAAGAAGTACAGTTTGATATTGTCCGTCTGGCAGAAATGATGAATTCCACGGAAAAAACAGAACCGTTTTTCAGAAAAGCAGATCTGGTCACCTTAAACTGTGATGCCATTGAAAGCTTCAGCGAGCCGTTTTCCATGAATCCTCAGGTCAATGGATTGAACAGGAGAGAGATATGTGCCTATATGAAAGAAATAGGGCTGAGTGAAAATTTAAAATCCGTAGGTATTTTTAATTATAATATTTACTCCGAAAGCCAGCTCAACCACCAGCTGCTTGCACAAATGCTCTGGTATCTGATTGAAGGGATCAATATTCAGCGGTCTCACCCGAAAGAAAGACATTACGAGCTATTCTATGTTTTGATTGATGATGAACAGTATGCTTTCAAAAGAGATACCTTCAGCAATCTCTGGTATTTTGGAGAAGATGAAAATATAGAAAACTGTATCCCATGTTCTAAAAAAGATTTTGAAGAAGCAAAAAGAGGAACGCTTAATCCCAGGCTGACTTTTTAAGTACACATAAGATGAAAAAAAAATTATTAATAAGTATTGTTCTGTTAGCCGGAGTATTCTGCTTCGTGTATTTCTGGAATAAATATTCCTATGCCGGCGAGAAAGATTATTTTTCTTCCCGTACAAAACCGGAAAACGGTTTGCAGATCGGCATTATTGGCGACAGTTGGGTCGTAAGGCAGAATCTGGATTCACTTTTACAGAAAAAGCTTTTGGATAAAGGAATACAGTCACAGATCTATTCTTCAGGAAATCCCGGGGCTAAAACCAAAAAGATTTACGAAAACCTCTTTAAAGATGATAGTGAGGAATTCTCTTCTAAAAAAGTCATCGAAAAAAAGCCGGATTACTGCATTGTAATTGCCGGAGTGAACGATGCCGCAACCCATGTAGGGCCTGGATTTTATACCCATCATATGGTGATGATCATTAAAACGCTCCTGCATTATAACATCAGGCCGGTTATAGTTTCCCTTCCGGAATTTGGCGTTGAAGAAGATTTTAAAAATAAAAATATAATCAGCAGCCTCAGTAACAGAGGGGCCGAACTGGTTTTGAACGAAGGCGCTCAATTTAAAATACCGGAATACAGAAATGCCCTGTCCGAAGAATTAAAAAATGACGGTCTGGACAAGAAGGTGATCATGCTCAATTTCGATGAAGTAAGTCCTGATTTTGATAAAGACCGGGACCTATATGCAGATCCTCTGCATTTAAACAAGCAGGGGTATCAGAAATTCAGCGAATTTCTGGCCAACGGAATTGTTAATTTAGAAGGAAGAAAATGATGGTTTCAGTTATAGTTCCCGTTTATAACGTAGAAAATTATCTGGCGAAATGTCTGGATTCCCTGGTTGGTCAAACTCTTCAGGATATTGAGATTATAGTTGTTGATGACGGCAGCAAAGACCGTTCAGGACTTATTATTAAAGAATATGCAAAGAATTTCCCTGAAAAGATAAAAGCCTTTTCCAAAGAGAACGGTGGTTTAAGTGATGCCAGAAATTTTGGAATAGAAAGAGCTGGAGGAGCCTATATCGGTTTTGTAGACAGTGACGACTACGTTACTGAAACGATGTTTGAAGAAATGCTGCAGCTGGCAGAAAAACATCAGGCTAAAATGGTCATCTGCAATATTCAGAAAGTAGATCAGGACGGAAAAGTAACCCAAAAGCTGACTCAGATTCCCAATATGACTGAAAAAATAGAACTGGAAGATCATTTCTCTGTTTTTTCAGATCTCAGCTACTTTGCCTGTAATAAGTTGTTCAAAAAAGAGCTTTTCGAGCATAGAAGATTTAAAAAAGCAGTTCATTTTGAAGATATTCAGCTGATACCACAATTGCTTCTGGAGTGCAGCGTTTTGGCTCAGACTCAGAATTTTCATTATCAGTACCTGGAACGTACGGATTCTATTACAAAAACACACACGGAAAAAGGTCTTGATATCCTGAAAGCAGTAAAAAATGTGGAAGCTGCATTTGAAAAATCAGAATATTCCCACAAAAGAAAAGAGCTTAAAAATTTCCAGATTTTTGAAGGGGTATATTCATTTTTGGCATACCTGGCTTTCGTAAAAGACAGTAGTATATTTTATAAAATGGACGCTGAACTGGCCGTTTTCATGGAAGAAAGAAAAATAAAAATTCGAGATATATTAAACTATAATCGTTTTGGTAAGAATTATCTTTTATCTTTGCCGTTGAAAAAAAAGATTTTTTATCTGTTGTTTTTTGCAGGACAAAAGAAGCTGATAAGAAGATTGTTATAACACAAATGATAAGTACAATTATTCCAGTCATATATAAAACGTTGATAGGTAGCTTTTTGTAAGGTATTTTGATGTTTTTAGGAATGTTGATGATGTGCTTAATAAAAAAAAATGAAGAATTTTGAATTGTTCTTAAGCGAATCAGGAATTTCTATTTTTTACGTGAAAATAGGATTAGGTTTTCTATTCTCTTTTTTAATTACCTTTTTCTCCATCCCTACCATCATTAAGATATCCAGAAGAAAAAATCTTATGGATGAGCCTGGTATAAGGAGTTCCCACCTCAGGAAAATTCCCAATCTCGGTGGGATTGCCATTTTTTATTCAATAGGAATCTGTGCGTCGATCTTTGCCTATGAGCTTTTTGATTTGTACAAATTTTTATTTGCCTCGTTAATTATTCTTCTCTACATCGGAGTGATGGATGATATTGT
Protein-coding sequences here:
- a CDS encoding formimidoylglutamase codes for the protein MDFEDFIISPRNFKAESWQIGSRITKDIKEDSIVLLFVSDYRGAGGDAEVQDFTAVRKEFYKLSQLDFEIPVVDLGDLVSGKSVQDSHYILQEVLSACHYKRALPVIIGGSNDFAFSLFSTLNFHKQNINYTQISNIISLQQGETINELTFLGKILGSKNFSIKNYHHLGYQKHLNETDSVRLIKEVQFDIVRLAEMMNSTEKTEPFFRKADLVTLNCDAIESFSEPFSMNPQVNGLNRREICAYMKEIGLSENLKSVGIFNYNIYSESQLNHQLLAQMLWYLIEGINIQRSHPKERHYELFYVLIDDEQYAFKRDTFSNLWYFGEDENIENCIPCSKKDFEEAKRGTLNPRLTF
- a CDS encoding SGNH/GDSL hydrolase family protein, whose protein sequence is MKKKLLISIVLLAGVFCFVYFWNKYSYAGEKDYFSSRTKPENGLQIGIIGDSWVVRQNLDSLLQKKLLDKGIQSQIYSSGNPGAKTKKIYENLFKDDSEEFSSKKVIEKKPDYCIVIAGVNDAATHVGPGFYTHHMVMIIKTLLHYNIRPVIVSLPEFGVEEDFKNKNIISSLSNRGAELVLNEGAQFKIPEYRNALSEELKNDGLDKKVIMLNFDEVSPDFDKDRDLYADPLHLNKQGYQKFSEFLANGIVNLEGRK
- the topA gene encoding type I DNA topoisomerase, with translation MSKNLVIVESPAKAKTIQKYLGKDFEVKSSFGHIRDLPKKGMGIDLATFSPDYEVSADKKKLVTELKAAVKKAEMVWLASDEDREGEAIAWHLADELKLKPESRKRIVFHEITKNAILKAIENPRDIDQNLVNAQQARRVLDRIVGFEMSPVLWKKVKPGLSAGRVQSVAVRLIVEREKEIREFVPKASFKLDGIFLNKTEQEIAAKLKKDFEKEEDAERFLEKAKTTEFKVLNVETKPGTRSASAPFTTSTLQQEASSRLGYNVTNTMRLAQRLYEEGYITYMRTDSVNLSQEAIEGAKKQIVSEYGAEYSSPRNYTTKSASAQEAHEAIRPTDFAVKSIGDAQLNRLYQLIYRRTLASQMANAKIEKTVIEIGNTSLPQHFEAQGEVIIFDGFLKAYGIVKTEDDDEENNEKLLPKVSVGEILSYKKITASEKFTRPSARYTEAGLVKKLEELGIGRPSTYAPTIQTIQNREYVDKREIDPQTREVVKMSLTKDKIKKEVLGEKFGGDKNKFVPTDIGEVVNDFLTDNFKEILDYGFTARVEESFDEIANGDQKWKEMMTNFYSKFHPRIEDVEENADRANGDRLLGVDPKTGKNVHARIGRFGAMIQIGETEDEEKPIFASLMTGQNIATISLAEALELFKLPFELDAFEGQPVSVGVGRFGPYVKWGETFISIPKGEDPLSVNQARAEEIINEKKKADAPIATYKGDPVTKGTGRFGPFIKYKDIFVNVPKKYNFDNLSQSDINELIDAKLEKEANRYIQQWEKEKISIENGRWGPFVKFGKAMFKIPKKKDDTKYEAEELKEVSLDEVKKWITDQDKNAFAEKKKPAAKKPAAKKTTAAKKTVAKKK
- a CDS encoding glycosyltransferase family 2 protein, translating into MMVSVIVPVYNVENYLAKCLDSLVGQTLQDIEIIVVDDGSKDRSGLIIKEYAKNFPEKIKAFSKENGGLSDARNFGIERAGGAYIGFVDSDDYVTETMFEEMLQLAEKHQAKMVICNIQKVDQDGKVTQKLTQIPNMTEKIELEDHFSVFSDLSYFACNKLFKKELFEHRRFKKAVHFEDIQLIPQLLLECSVLAQTQNFHYQYLERTDSITKTHTEKGLDILKAVKNVEAAFEKSEYSHKRKELKNFQIFEGVYSFLAYLAFVKDSSIFYKMDAELAVFMEERKIKIRDILNYNRFGKNYLLSLPLKKKIFYLLFFAGQKKLIRRLL